A DNA window from Salvelinus sp. IW2-2015 linkage group LG4q.1:29, ASM291031v2, whole genome shotgun sequence contains the following coding sequences:
- the LOC111962616 gene encoding chromatin remodeling regulator CECR2 isoform X1, translated as MSQGCTISVEEIQSWWEVPAIAHFCSLFRTAFNLPDFEIEELEDALQKQDIDFLADLLVSLLQGCYQRTDITPQAFSDYLDDIINYRWELEEGKPNPLRQGPFEELAPRTQVELLHRLCDYRLDAADVFDLLKGLDADSLRVEPLGQDGNGTLYWYFYGTRMYKEEPVKRKAEHVREALVIKPTEKRKRGRPPKKKVEEIQLSEVEIEVKKENGLEGLHSGTDRERGAWSLVCDTEEQWASLAESIKDKTSPQDRHLYRIISQNFLPEISSMIELKENEQKQRLLDPTPVRSSYRLSEKRMSQEEEDTLQAIADVEQQKQRDVDMDRQALLAEQKREEEMLLREERQREEQERVKAVEERARRRKLREEKAWLISQGKDLPPELLHLEPHSPIQRARRTKAFYEIDDDYTALYKVLEALKAHKDSWPFLEPVDESYAPNYNEIIQTPMDLSTIERKLNEGEYIAKEEFVSDVKLMFENCIEYNGEDSEYSIMAESLERCFSRALLKHLPSEDGDTDEEFHVCGEDRERDRKEKRRSKGPKQAGPERLGRATEHASRKRTHPGGKGSTAMEEGNKVSQPPPPTHWTNRHPHPHSMPHGQLHPGNLYHRAQQQLQHPPGPHGPHMYGQRMAMDPRYAYPHPGQGHMPRPGDPNAHHMPQHYNMQPHLRDGHHIGPRYQVGPDGRPLRPQHHQQQHPYMGPTHGPSLGPRPVALQSGGLCTPTPEGNMYSSRQHTDGHPMHPGGNRYPGPDVPPQHNYPAFLPGMGVPPSMWSGMNHQGQQRPSGPGMQEQNMANHQQHPYFHGGPRPMGPKPWPEQPGGPGGYPPPPNSQYRMPCGISTSPGPMALRPPMPHQDSRQRLASMLESPEMIALQQLSASSTGLPAGSSRQLMGNLQQQPPQGVGSAPTQAQPSQHPPPPEIQLLRPARDDGPDSQPAHHADMQPKEFTSDHKTTNNNHAGTRITPFQSEHDRPTEPPSRPTGGMQSPSAPNLGRSQERGSGTGEQAASGPGHPQSSETTDNQEGERRVQSVCQTPTQQNNPSIVPPPHPHNSPHSQNSPHSQNAPQHITQIPTQQIPENAPHPKNAHQHMIQNAQQQNILQHISQKAPQQGSQNPQNTPPHVAQNPLQRGPQPSPMHGMPKCAPQGAQPGPGPPQPAPFTSLPPSHPVSQLPPQPSPADHGDQRPSEPTSRRDSGGSSGNPSMMMKSGPPNSIYKQQSFSPKVKQTQLGNQGSLGPRGPAPGHIPAMPPHSPGRVAGAMGSPTHPHYGQPMGRPMPPSNRQPYPNQAMPQTMNPNHNPAGYPTYHQQGAAYPYHMAQQQHLQGHTNMYPQYQQQHLYPQPQGNSRGGYPPEEWHRQQQYQPRHPMPSNTYLPAASAKVNGCLKEGSSIGSPLGSEGSGVSLMSPSLLPEGLHGGSAGKESREAGSPMKPQHARVEESSERPESPKEILDLDSHNAAARRWSSQPLPQVANFLYDPRAVHPGMQQGGAPPPHMISRPPYPSQPGYPSGHYTPQRPHPHLMEALQRPQHLPFHPGQTRMAIYRHPQTEGHFQGMTVQQRGLGPEHFLHPGQQMMSPSGPSSKQGV; from the exons gAGCTGGAAGATGCGCTACAGAAGCAGGACATAGACTTTCTGGCTGACCTCCTCGTCTCACTGCTGCAAGGATGCTACCAGCGCACAGACATCAC CCCCCAGGCATTCAGCGATTACCTGGACGACATCATCAACTACCGCTGGGAGTTGGAGGAGGGGAAGCCTAACCCGCTGCGCCAGGGGCCCTTTGAGGAGCTGGCCCCACGCACGCAGGTGGAACTGCTGCACAGGCTGTGTGACTACCGCCTGGACGCTGCCGATGTCTTCGACCTGCTCaag GGCTTGGATGCGGACAGCCTGCGCGTGGAGCCGTTGGGTCAAGATGGGAACGGTACCCTCTACTGGTACTTCTATGGTACCCGCATGTACAAAGAGGAGCCGGTCAAGAGGAAAGCAGAGCACGTCCG TGAAGCCCTTGTGATCAAACCaacagagaagaggaaaagaggaagacCACCAAAGAAGAAAGTGGAGGAGATCCAGCTAAG TGAGGTGGAGATCGAAGTGAAGAAGGAGAATGGACTGGAAGGTCTGCACTCAGGCACAG ACCGTGAGCGTGGCGCCTGGTCCCTGGTGTGTGACACAGAGGAGCAGTGGGCCAGTCTGGCTGAGAGCATCAAGGACAAAACGTCCCCCCAGGACCGCCACCTCTACCGCATCATCAGCCAGAACTTCCTCCCTGAGATCAGCAGCATGATCGAGCTCAAG GAGAATGAACAGAAGCAGAGGCTGCTGGACCCCACCCCAGTACGCAGCTCTTACCGGCTCTCTGAGAAACGCATGAGccaagaggaggag GACACGCTGCAGGCCATAGCTGACGTGGAGCAGCAGAAACAGAGGGATGTGGACATGGACAGGCAGGCCCTGCTGGCAGAGCAGAAACGAGAGGAGGAGATGCTGCTTCGGGAGGAGcgtcagagagaggagcaggagagagtcaAAGCTGTGGAAG AGCGAGCGCGGCGGCGGAAGCTGCGTGAGGAGAAGGCCTGGTTGATATCCCAGGGGAAGGACCTGCCCCCCGAACTGCTGCACCTGGAACCCCACTCACCCATCCAACGCGCCCGCAGGACGAAAGCGTT CTATGAAATTGATGATGATTATACGGCGTTGTACAAAG TGTTGGAGGCCCTGAAAGCCCACAAAGACTCCTGGCCCTTCTTGGAGCCTGTGGATGAATCCTATGCCCCCAACTATAATGAGATCATTCAG ACTCCGATGGACCTGTCCACCATCGAGAGGAAGCTGAATGAAGGGGAGTACATCGCCAAGGAGGAGTTTGTGTCCGACGTGAAGCTCATGTTTGAGAATTGCATTGAGTACAATGGGGAAGACAGTG AGTACAGCATCATGGCGGAGTCCCTGGAGCGCTGTTTCAGCCGAGCCCTGCTCAAGCACTTGCCGTCGGAGGACGGTGACACGGACGAAGAGTTCCACGTGTGTGGTGAGGACCGTGAGAGAGACCGCAAGGAGAAGAGGCGGAGCAAAGGCCCCAAACAGGCGGGGCCAGAGCGCTTGGGCCGAGCCACTGAGCATGCCTCGCGCAAACGGACACATCCAGGGGGCAAGGGCAGCACCGCCATGGAGGAGGGGAACAAGGTGTCCCAgcctccccctcccacccacTGGACCAACAGACACCCACACCCCCACAGCATGCCCCATGGACAACTCCACCCTGGGAATCTATACCACCGAGCACAGCAG CAGCTTCAGCACCCACCTGGTCCCCACGGTCCACACATGTATGGTCAGAGGATGGCCATGGACCCCCGCTACGCCTACCCTCACCCTGGACAGGGACACATGCCCCGGCCTGGAGACCCCAATGCTCACCACATGCCTCAACATTACAACATGCAG CCACACCTGAGGGATGGTCACCACATTGGCCCTAGATACCAGGTGGGGCCTGATGGCCGGCCTCTCCGTCCCcagcaccaccagcagcagcacccCTACATGGGTCCCACCCACGGCCCCTCACTGGGCCCCCGCCCTGTGGCCCTCCAGTCTGGGGGCCTCTGCACCCCCACGCCCGAAGGCAACATGTACTCGTCCCGCCAGCACACCGACGGCCACCCCATGCACCCCGGAGGGAACCGTTACCCCGGGCCTGACGTCCCACCACAACACAACTACCCTGCCTTCCTTCCAGGCATGGGCGTGCCTCCTAGCATGTGGTCAGGGATGAACCACCAAGGCCAGCAGAGGCCCAGTGGACCTGGGATGCAGGAGCAGAATATGGCTAACCACCAGCAGCACCCCTATTTCCATGGGGGTCCACGTCCCATGGGCCCCAAACCCTGGCCAGAGCAGCCTGGTGGCCCTGGAGGGTACCCCCCACCCCCGAATAGCCAGTACAGGATGCCCTGTGGCATCAGCACCTCCCCGGGGCCCATGGCCCTGCGCCCTCCCATGCCTCATCAGGACTCACGGCAGCGTCTGGCCTCCATGCTGGAGAGCCCAGAGATGATTGCCCTGCAGCAGCTGTCTGCCTCCTCTACCGGACTCCCTGCTGGCTCCTCACGCCAGCTCATGGGCAACCTTCAGCAGCAGCCCCCACAGGGAGTTGGCAGCGCACCAACTCAAGCTCAGCCCTCGCAGCACCCACCTCCCCCTGAAATTCAGCTGCTGCGTCCTGCCAGAGACGATGGCCCAGATAGCCAGCCTGCCCATCACGCAGACATGCAGCCCAAAG AGTTCACATCAGAtcacaaaacaaccaacaacaacCATGCAGGAACGCGGATAACCCCCTTCCAGTCTGAACATGATCGTCCCACAGAGCCTCCCAGTCGCCCCACTGGGGGCATGCAGAGCCCCTCGGCTCCAAACTTGGGCAGATCACAGGAGAGGGGTAGCGGGACCGGGGAGCAGGCTGCGTCTGGGCCGGGACACCCACAGAGCTCAGAGACAACCGACAaccaggagggggagagaagagtacAGTCTGTCTGCCAGACTCCCACTCAACAGAACAACCCttccattgttcctcctccacacCCCCACAATTCACCTCACTCCCAGAACTCTCCGCACTCCCAGAATGCTCCACAGCATATAACCCAGATCCCCACTCAGCAAATCCCAGAGAATGCCCCTCACCCTAAGAACGCCCATCAACACATGATCCAGAATGCACAGCAACAAAACATCCTTCAACATATCAGTCAGAAAGCCCCACAGCAAGGATCCCAAAACCCTCAGAACACACCTCCACATGTGGCTCAGAATCCCCTTCAACGTGGTCCACAGCCAAGCCCCATGCATGGAATGCCAAAATGCGCCCCCCAGGGGGCCCAGCCTGGCCCTGGTCCACCACAGCCAGCCCCTTTCACCTCCCTGCCCCCCAGCCACCCTGTGTCCCAGCTGcctccccagcccagcccagccgaCCATGGAGACCAGAGGCCCAGCGAGCCCACTAGCAGAAGGgattctggaggcagctctggtAACCCCAGCATGATGATGAAGTCTGGACCTCCCAACAGCATCTATAAACAACAGTCGTTCAGTCCCAAGGTGAAACAGACACAGTTGGGTAACCAGGGCAGCCTGGGGCCAAGGGGACCAGCACCTGGTCACATCCCAGCCATGCCTCCCCACTCTCCGGGCCGGGTTGCTGGAGCCATGGGCAGCCCAACACATCCACACTATGGTCAACCTATGGGCAGGCCCATGCCCCCTTCAAATCGGCAGCCTTACCCAAACCAAGCTATGCCCCAGACCATGAACCCAAACCATAACCCTGCCGGCTACCCCACCTACCACCAGCAAGGAGCTGCCTATCCATACCACATGGCCCAGCAGCAGCATCTCCAGGGCCACACCAATATGTACCCCCAGTACCAGCAGCAACACTTATACCCCCAGCCCCAGGGCAACAGCCGGGGGGGCTACCCACCTGAGGAGTGGCATAGGCAGCAGCAATACCAGCCTCGCCACCCCATGCCCTCCAACACCTACCTGCCTGCAGCCAGTGCCAAGGTCAATGGGTGCCTGAAGGAGGGCAGCAGCATCGGCTCCCCCCTGGGCTCTGAGGGCTCCGGGGTCAGCCTGATGTCCCCAAGTCTCCTGCCCGAGGGCCTCCATGGAGGCTCTGCGGGGAAGGAGAGCAGGGAGGCTGGCAGCCCAATGAAGCCTCAGCATGCTCGGGTGGAGGAGAGCTCAGAGCGGCCAGAGAGCCCGAAAGAGATCCTGGACCTGGACAGCCACAACGCTGCCGCACGCCGCTGGAGTTCCCAGCCCCTGCCTCAAGTGGCCAACTTCCTGTACGACCCCCGAGCAGTGCATCCTGGGATGCAGCAGGGTGGGGCCCCACCCCCCCACATGATTTCTCGGCCTCCATACCCTAGCCAGCCTGGCTATCCTAGTGGACACTACACTCCCCAGAGACCCCACCCCCACCTCATGGAGGCCCTGCAGCGGCCCCAGCACCTACCCTTTCACCCGGGACAGACCCGCATGGCCATTTACAGACACCCCCAGACTGAAGGCCACTTCCAAGGCATGACGGTCCAGCAGAGAGGCCTGGGGCCTGAACACTTCCTTCACCCAGG GCAGCAGATGATGTCTCCCAGTGGTCCCAGCAGTAAACAGGGAGTTTGA
- the LOC111962616 gene encoding chromatin remodeling regulator CECR2 isoform X2, with amino-acid sequence MSQGCTISVEEIQSWWEVPAIAHFCSLFRTAFNLPDFEIEELEDALQKQDIDFLADLLVSLLQGCYQRTDITPQAFSDYLDDIINYRWELEEGKPNPLRQGPFEELAPRTQVELLHRLCDYRLDAADVFDLLKGLDADSLRVEPLGQDGNGTLYWYFYGTRMYKEEPVKRKAEHVREALVIKPTEKRKRGRPPKKKVEEIQLSEVEIEVKKENGLEGLHSGTDRERGAWSLVCDTEEQWASLAESIKDKTSPQDRHLYRIISQNFLPEISSMIELKENEQKQRLLDPTPVRSSYRLSEKRMSQEEEDTLQAIADVEQQKQRDVDMDRQALLAEQKREEEMLLREERQREEQERVKAVEERARRRKLREEKAWLISQGKDLPPELLHLEPHSPIQRARRTKAFYEIDDDYTALYKVLEALKAHKDSWPFLEPVDESYAPNYNEIIQTPMDLSTIERKLNEGEYIAKEEFVSDVKLMFENCIEYNGEDSEYSIMAESLERCFSRALLKHLPSEDGDTDEEFHVCGEDRERDRKEKRRSKGPKQAGPERLGRATEHASRKRTHPGGKGSTAMEEGNKVSQPPPPTHWTNRHPHPHSMPHGQLHPGNLYHRAQQLQHPPGPHGPHMYGQRMAMDPRYAYPHPGQGHMPRPGDPNAHHMPQHYNMQPHLRDGHHIGPRYQVGPDGRPLRPQHHQQQHPYMGPTHGPSLGPRPVALQSGGLCTPTPEGNMYSSRQHTDGHPMHPGGNRYPGPDVPPQHNYPAFLPGMGVPPSMWSGMNHQGQQRPSGPGMQEQNMANHQQHPYFHGGPRPMGPKPWPEQPGGPGGYPPPPNSQYRMPCGISTSPGPMALRPPMPHQDSRQRLASMLESPEMIALQQLSASSTGLPAGSSRQLMGNLQQQPPQGVGSAPTQAQPSQHPPPPEIQLLRPARDDGPDSQPAHHADMQPKEFTSDHKTTNNNHAGTRITPFQSEHDRPTEPPSRPTGGMQSPSAPNLGRSQERGSGTGEQAASGPGHPQSSETTDNQEGERRVQSVCQTPTQQNNPSIVPPPHPHNSPHSQNSPHSQNAPQHITQIPTQQIPENAPHPKNAHQHMIQNAQQQNILQHISQKAPQQGSQNPQNTPPHVAQNPLQRGPQPSPMHGMPKCAPQGAQPGPGPPQPAPFTSLPPSHPVSQLPPQPSPADHGDQRPSEPTSRRDSGGSSGNPSMMMKSGPPNSIYKQQSFSPKVKQTQLGNQGSLGPRGPAPGHIPAMPPHSPGRVAGAMGSPTHPHYGQPMGRPMPPSNRQPYPNQAMPQTMNPNHNPAGYPTYHQQGAAYPYHMAQQQHLQGHTNMYPQYQQQHLYPQPQGNSRGGYPPEEWHRQQQYQPRHPMPSNTYLPAASAKVNGCLKEGSSIGSPLGSEGSGVSLMSPSLLPEGLHGGSAGKESREAGSPMKPQHARVEESSERPESPKEILDLDSHNAAARRWSSQPLPQVANFLYDPRAVHPGMQQGGAPPPHMISRPPYPSQPGYPSGHYTPQRPHPHLMEALQRPQHLPFHPGQTRMAIYRHPQTEGHFQGMTVQQRGLGPEHFLHPGQQMMSPSGPSSKQGV; translated from the exons gAGCTGGAAGATGCGCTACAGAAGCAGGACATAGACTTTCTGGCTGACCTCCTCGTCTCACTGCTGCAAGGATGCTACCAGCGCACAGACATCAC CCCCCAGGCATTCAGCGATTACCTGGACGACATCATCAACTACCGCTGGGAGTTGGAGGAGGGGAAGCCTAACCCGCTGCGCCAGGGGCCCTTTGAGGAGCTGGCCCCACGCACGCAGGTGGAACTGCTGCACAGGCTGTGTGACTACCGCCTGGACGCTGCCGATGTCTTCGACCTGCTCaag GGCTTGGATGCGGACAGCCTGCGCGTGGAGCCGTTGGGTCAAGATGGGAACGGTACCCTCTACTGGTACTTCTATGGTACCCGCATGTACAAAGAGGAGCCGGTCAAGAGGAAAGCAGAGCACGTCCG TGAAGCCCTTGTGATCAAACCaacagagaagaggaaaagaggaagacCACCAAAGAAGAAAGTGGAGGAGATCCAGCTAAG TGAGGTGGAGATCGAAGTGAAGAAGGAGAATGGACTGGAAGGTCTGCACTCAGGCACAG ACCGTGAGCGTGGCGCCTGGTCCCTGGTGTGTGACACAGAGGAGCAGTGGGCCAGTCTGGCTGAGAGCATCAAGGACAAAACGTCCCCCCAGGACCGCCACCTCTACCGCATCATCAGCCAGAACTTCCTCCCTGAGATCAGCAGCATGATCGAGCTCAAG GAGAATGAACAGAAGCAGAGGCTGCTGGACCCCACCCCAGTACGCAGCTCTTACCGGCTCTCTGAGAAACGCATGAGccaagaggaggag GACACGCTGCAGGCCATAGCTGACGTGGAGCAGCAGAAACAGAGGGATGTGGACATGGACAGGCAGGCCCTGCTGGCAGAGCAGAAACGAGAGGAGGAGATGCTGCTTCGGGAGGAGcgtcagagagaggagcaggagagagtcaAAGCTGTGGAAG AGCGAGCGCGGCGGCGGAAGCTGCGTGAGGAGAAGGCCTGGTTGATATCCCAGGGGAAGGACCTGCCCCCCGAACTGCTGCACCTGGAACCCCACTCACCCATCCAACGCGCCCGCAGGACGAAAGCGTT CTATGAAATTGATGATGATTATACGGCGTTGTACAAAG TGTTGGAGGCCCTGAAAGCCCACAAAGACTCCTGGCCCTTCTTGGAGCCTGTGGATGAATCCTATGCCCCCAACTATAATGAGATCATTCAG ACTCCGATGGACCTGTCCACCATCGAGAGGAAGCTGAATGAAGGGGAGTACATCGCCAAGGAGGAGTTTGTGTCCGACGTGAAGCTCATGTTTGAGAATTGCATTGAGTACAATGGGGAAGACAGTG AGTACAGCATCATGGCGGAGTCCCTGGAGCGCTGTTTCAGCCGAGCCCTGCTCAAGCACTTGCCGTCGGAGGACGGTGACACGGACGAAGAGTTCCACGTGTGTGGTGAGGACCGTGAGAGAGACCGCAAGGAGAAGAGGCGGAGCAAAGGCCCCAAACAGGCGGGGCCAGAGCGCTTGGGCCGAGCCACTGAGCATGCCTCGCGCAAACGGACACATCCAGGGGGCAAGGGCAGCACCGCCATGGAGGAGGGGAACAAGGTGTCCCAgcctccccctcccacccacTGGACCAACAGACACCCACACCCCCACAGCATGCCCCATGGACAACTCCACCCTGGGAATCTATACCACCGAGCACAGCAG CTTCAGCACCCACCTGGTCCCCACGGTCCACACATGTATGGTCAGAGGATGGCCATGGACCCCCGCTACGCCTACCCTCACCCTGGACAGGGACACATGCCCCGGCCTGGAGACCCCAATGCTCACCACATGCCTCAACATTACAACATGCAG CCACACCTGAGGGATGGTCACCACATTGGCCCTAGATACCAGGTGGGGCCTGATGGCCGGCCTCTCCGTCCCcagcaccaccagcagcagcacccCTACATGGGTCCCACCCACGGCCCCTCACTGGGCCCCCGCCCTGTGGCCCTCCAGTCTGGGGGCCTCTGCACCCCCACGCCCGAAGGCAACATGTACTCGTCCCGCCAGCACACCGACGGCCACCCCATGCACCCCGGAGGGAACCGTTACCCCGGGCCTGACGTCCCACCACAACACAACTACCCTGCCTTCCTTCCAGGCATGGGCGTGCCTCCTAGCATGTGGTCAGGGATGAACCACCAAGGCCAGCAGAGGCCCAGTGGACCTGGGATGCAGGAGCAGAATATGGCTAACCACCAGCAGCACCCCTATTTCCATGGGGGTCCACGTCCCATGGGCCCCAAACCCTGGCCAGAGCAGCCTGGTGGCCCTGGAGGGTACCCCCCACCCCCGAATAGCCAGTACAGGATGCCCTGTGGCATCAGCACCTCCCCGGGGCCCATGGCCCTGCGCCCTCCCATGCCTCATCAGGACTCACGGCAGCGTCTGGCCTCCATGCTGGAGAGCCCAGAGATGATTGCCCTGCAGCAGCTGTCTGCCTCCTCTACCGGACTCCCTGCTGGCTCCTCACGCCAGCTCATGGGCAACCTTCAGCAGCAGCCCCCACAGGGAGTTGGCAGCGCACCAACTCAAGCTCAGCCCTCGCAGCACCCACCTCCCCCTGAAATTCAGCTGCTGCGTCCTGCCAGAGACGATGGCCCAGATAGCCAGCCTGCCCATCACGCAGACATGCAGCCCAAAG AGTTCACATCAGAtcacaaaacaaccaacaacaacCATGCAGGAACGCGGATAACCCCCTTCCAGTCTGAACATGATCGTCCCACAGAGCCTCCCAGTCGCCCCACTGGGGGCATGCAGAGCCCCTCGGCTCCAAACTTGGGCAGATCACAGGAGAGGGGTAGCGGGACCGGGGAGCAGGCTGCGTCTGGGCCGGGACACCCACAGAGCTCAGAGACAACCGACAaccaggagggggagagaagagtacAGTCTGTCTGCCAGACTCCCACTCAACAGAACAACCCttccattgttcctcctccacacCCCCACAATTCACCTCACTCCCAGAACTCTCCGCACTCCCAGAATGCTCCACAGCATATAACCCAGATCCCCACTCAGCAAATCCCAGAGAATGCCCCTCACCCTAAGAACGCCCATCAACACATGATCCAGAATGCACAGCAACAAAACATCCTTCAACATATCAGTCAGAAAGCCCCACAGCAAGGATCCCAAAACCCTCAGAACACACCTCCACATGTGGCTCAGAATCCCCTTCAACGTGGTCCACAGCCAAGCCCCATGCATGGAATGCCAAAATGCGCCCCCCAGGGGGCCCAGCCTGGCCCTGGTCCACCACAGCCAGCCCCTTTCACCTCCCTGCCCCCCAGCCACCCTGTGTCCCAGCTGcctccccagcccagcccagccgaCCATGGAGACCAGAGGCCCAGCGAGCCCACTAGCAGAAGGgattctggaggcagctctggtAACCCCAGCATGATGATGAAGTCTGGACCTCCCAACAGCATCTATAAACAACAGTCGTTCAGTCCCAAGGTGAAACAGACACAGTTGGGTAACCAGGGCAGCCTGGGGCCAAGGGGACCAGCACCTGGTCACATCCCAGCCATGCCTCCCCACTCTCCGGGCCGGGTTGCTGGAGCCATGGGCAGCCCAACACATCCACACTATGGTCAACCTATGGGCAGGCCCATGCCCCCTTCAAATCGGCAGCCTTACCCAAACCAAGCTATGCCCCAGACCATGAACCCAAACCATAACCCTGCCGGCTACCCCACCTACCACCAGCAAGGAGCTGCCTATCCATACCACATGGCCCAGCAGCAGCATCTCCAGGGCCACACCAATATGTACCCCCAGTACCAGCAGCAACACTTATACCCCCAGCCCCAGGGCAACAGCCGGGGGGGCTACCCACCTGAGGAGTGGCATAGGCAGCAGCAATACCAGCCTCGCCACCCCATGCCCTCCAACACCTACCTGCCTGCAGCCAGTGCCAAGGTCAATGGGTGCCTGAAGGAGGGCAGCAGCATCGGCTCCCCCCTGGGCTCTGAGGGCTCCGGGGTCAGCCTGATGTCCCCAAGTCTCCTGCCCGAGGGCCTCCATGGAGGCTCTGCGGGGAAGGAGAGCAGGGAGGCTGGCAGCCCAATGAAGCCTCAGCATGCTCGGGTGGAGGAGAGCTCAGAGCGGCCAGAGAGCCCGAAAGAGATCCTGGACCTGGACAGCCACAACGCTGCCGCACGCCGCTGGAGTTCCCAGCCCCTGCCTCAAGTGGCCAACTTCCTGTACGACCCCCGAGCAGTGCATCCTGGGATGCAGCAGGGTGGGGCCCCACCCCCCCACATGATTTCTCGGCCTCCATACCCTAGCCAGCCTGGCTATCCTAGTGGACACTACACTCCCCAGAGACCCCACCCCCACCTCATGGAGGCCCTGCAGCGGCCCCAGCACCTACCCTTTCACCCGGGACAGACCCGCATGGCCATTTACAGACACCCCCAGACTGAAGGCCACTTCCAAGGCATGACGGTCCAGCAGAGAGGCCTGGGGCCTGAACACTTCCTTCACCCAGG GCAGCAGATGATGTCTCCCAGTGGTCCCAGCAGTAAACAGGGAGTTTGA